A stretch of the Ctenopharyngodon idella isolate HZGC_01 chromosome 14, HZGC01, whole genome shotgun sequence genome encodes the following:
- the hspa9 gene encoding stress-70 protein, mitochondrial: protein MLSAARTAVRNMSCSQKTSSSVSGLIKKACWNGLTQQALQTAARRHYASEAIRGAVIGIDLGTTNSCVAVMEGKQAKVLENAEGARTTPSVVAFTSDGERLVGMPAKRQAVTNPNNTLYATKRLIGRRYDDPEVQKDLKNVPYKIVRASNGDAWLEAHSKLYSPSQAGAFILMKMKETAENYLGHAVKNAVITVPAYFNDSQRQATKDAGQIAGLNVLRVINEPTAAALAYGLDKTQDKIIAVYDLGGGTFDISVLEIQKGVFEVKSTNGDTFLGGEDFDQHLLKHIVKEFKRESGVDLTKDNMALQRVREAAEKAKCELSSSLQTDINLPYLTMDASGPKHLNMKLTRSQFEGIVGDLIRRTVAPCQKAMQDAEVSKSDIGEVLLVGGMSRMPKVQQTVQDLFGRAPSKSVNPDEAVAIGAAIQGGVLAGDVTDVLLLDVTPLSLGIETLGGVFTKLINRNTTIPTKKSQVFSTAADGQTQVEIKVCQGEREMATDNKLLGQFTLVGIPPAPRGVPQIEVTFDIDANGIVHVSAKDKGTGREQQIVIQSSGGLSKDDIENMIKNAEKYAEEDRRRKDRVEAVNMAEGIVHDTESKMEEFKDQLPADECNKLKEEIAKVQELLSRKDAETGENIKQAATNLQQASLKLFEMAYKKMASEREGSSGSSSGGESGEKKEGQQ, encoded by the exons ATGTTGTCAGCGGCGAGAACAGCAGTGAGAAATATGTCGTGCTCTCAGAAAACCTCCAGCAGTGTGTCTGGTCTCATCAAGAAG gcTTGTTGGAATGGATTGACTCAACAAGCTCTCCAGACTGCAGCCAGACGTCATTATGC TTCGGAGGCGATCCGAGGCGCTGTCATTGGTATTGACCTGGGAACCACAAACTCCTGCGTGGCTGTGATGGAGGGTAAACAAGCAAAG GTCCTGGAAAATGCAGAGGGTGCAAGGACGACCCCGTCAGTGGTGGCCTTCACATCTGATGGAGAGCGGCTTGTGGGAATGCCGGCCAAACGTCAAGCTGTCACCAACCCCAACAATACTCTCTACGCTACTAAACGTCTGATTGGACGGCGCTATGATGACCCTGAAGTTCAGAAAGATTT GAAAAATGTGCCCTATAAGATAGTGCGTGCCTCTAATGGAGACGCCTGGCTGGAAGCCCACAGCAAACTGTACTCACCCAGTCAGGCCGGAGCCTTTATTCTCATGAAGATGAAGGAGACTGCAG AGAACTACTTGGGCCATGCAGTGAAGAACGCTGTTATTACAGTACCAGCTTACTTCAACGACTCCCAGAGACAG GCGACCAAGGATGCAGGGCAAATTGCAGGTTTGAATGTGCTGCGTGTTATTAATGAGCCGACTGCTGCTGCTTTAGCCTATGGGCTGGATAAGACTCAAGACAAAAT AATTGCTGTCTATGATCTTGGTGGAGGGACATTTGATATCTCTGTCTTGGAGATCCAGAAGGGTGTTTTTGAGGTGAAATCCACCAATGGAGACACGTTCCTGGGTGGAGAAGATTTTGATCAGCACCTTCTCAAGCATATAGTGAAGGAGTTCAAGAGAGAG TCTGGCGTGGATCTGACCAAAGACAACATGGCGCTGCAGAGGGTGAGAGAGGCTGCTGAGAAAGCCAAGTGTGAATTGTCTTCCTCTCTGcag ACTGACATCAACTTACCCTACCTGACGATGGACGCCTCTGGTCCGAAACACTTGAACATGAAGCTCACGCGCTCTCAGTTTGAAGGCATCGTGGGAGATCTCATCCGCAGGACTGTGGCGCCCTGTCAGAAGGCCATGCAAGATGCCGAAGTCTCCAAGAGTGACATTGGTGAAGTGCTGCTGGTCGGTGGAATGAGCCGAATGCCAAAG GTCCAGCAGACAGTTCAGGATCTGTTTGGTCGAGCTCCCAGTAAGTCCGTTAACCCTGATGAAGCCGTGGCTATCGGGGCGGCCATCCAGGGTGGAGTTCTGGCAGGGGATGTGACGGACGTACTCTTGTTGGACGTTACCCCTCTGTCTCTTGGTATTGAGACTCTAGGAGGCGTCTTCACCAAACTCATCAACAGAAACACAACCATTCCTACAAAGAAAAGCCAG GTGTTCTCTACCGCTGCTGATGGACAGACTCAAGTCGAGATCAAGGTTTGTCAGGGAGAGCGAGAGATGGCTACAGACAACAAGCTTCTGGGACAGTTCACCTTG GTCGGCATCCCTCCTGCTCCTCGTGGCGTCCCACAGATTGAAGTCACCTTCGATATCGATGCTAACGGGATTGTGCACGTCTCTGCTAAAGACAAGGGCACTGGCCGAGAACAGCAGA TTGTCATCCAGTCATCTGGTGGCCTCAGCAAAGACGACATAGAAAACATGATCAAGAATGCTGAGAAGTATGCAGAGGAGGACAGGAGACGGAAG GATCGTGTGGAAGCTGTCAACATGGCCGAGGGTATTGTTCACGACACTGAATCAAAGATGGAGGAGTTTAAGGATCAGTTGCCAGCCGATGAG TGTAACAAACTGAAGGAGGAGATTGCTAAAGTACAAGAGCTTCTGTCACGGAAGGATGCAGAGACAGGAGAGAACATCAAACAAGCAGCCACAAACCTGCAGCAAGCATCACTCAAACTCTTTGAGATGGCATATAAGAAG ATGGCATCAGAGAGAGAAGGCAGCAGCGGCTCCAGTTCAGGAGGAGAATCCGGAGAGAAGAAGGAGGGCCAGCAGTAA